A window of the Mesotoga prima MesG1.Ag.4.2 genome harbors these coding sequences:
- a CDS encoding L-lactate dehydrogenase, which yields MKVTIVGAGMVGSSIAYASMIKGVAREIALVDINRELAKGQAMDLSHGNAYVRPMRIHGGDYDVSSDSDVVVITAGRPQKGGESRLQLLKDNARIVKEAVAKSLSYSKEPVFIIVTNPVDVLTWVAWKASGLPRNRIVGSGTTLDTARLRQSIADHCQLDPRNVHAYVLGEHGDSEIVNWSHADIAGIPLTDFCRNCRRDCEADLFQKLFEETKNAAYKIIEKKGSTFYGIGLAVSKVLSTIFNNQHSVLTVSSVHPEFEGLKDVPFSVPTILGREGVERILKVGLSSAELKGLSNSAGIIANAIKNLRDEEGLA from the coding sequence ATGAAAGTAACGATAGTCGGAGCCGGTATGGTGGGCTCGTCAATAGCTTATGCATCGATGATAAAAGGTGTTGCAAGAGAGATAGCTCTTGTTGACATAAACAGGGAACTCGCCAAAGGTCAGGCAATGGACTTGAGTCATGGCAATGCCTATGTTAGACCAATGAGAATTCATGGCGGAGATTACGATGTCTCTTCAGACTCGGATGTAGTCGTAATAACGGCCGGTAGACCTCAAAAAGGAGGAGAGAGTCGCCTACAGCTTCTAAAGGACAACGCAAGGATAGTGAAGGAAGCGGTGGCTAAATCTCTTTCCTACAGCAAAGAGCCAGTTTTCATAATCGTGACGAATCCCGTCGACGTTCTTACATGGGTGGCATGGAAAGCGTCCGGTTTACCAAGAAACAGGATAGTAGGCTCTGGAACGACTCTAGATACGGCAAGGCTCAGACAGAGCATTGCAGACCACTGCCAGCTTGACCCAAGAAACGTACATGCTTATGTTCTTGGTGAACATGGTGACAGCGAGATCGTCAACTGGTCTCACGCAGACATTGCGGGAATTCCTCTAACCGACTTCTGCAGAAATTGCAGGAGAGACTGCGAGGCTGACCTCTTCCAGAAGCTTTTCGAAGAAACTAAAAATGCTGCTTACAAAATTATAGAAAAGAAGGGTTCAACATTTTACGGAATAGGCCTGGCTGTATCAAAAGTGCTTTCAACAATTTTCAACAACCAGCATTCAGTTCTAACTGTTTCCAGCGTTCACCCGGAGTTTGAAGGTCTGAAGGATGTTCCTTTCAGCGTTCCCACAATACTTGGCAGAGAGGGAGTTGAAAGGATTCTGAAGGTAGGCCTGTCGTCAGCGGAATTAAAGGGACTATCAAACTCAGCAGGAATTATCGCCAATGCCATAAAAAACCTAAGGGATGAGGAGGGATTAGCGTGA
- a CDS encoding DUF4384 domain-containing protein yields MKKALLLAIVFLSVSLFATSVSYDPQGLMFLSRPGASINVNVSLNKGMGSTYYGGESLGLSFSVDRSAYVAVLDIDPSGQIQVLFPNVYDQDNYLQGGRTYTLPTDKATTRYNLQVQSQRGRETIVVVASTSPLNFLGNVFSLFDRYPFPYLSQSINNLSVVIDPVFNTSWGLGYTYFYNSYVPFTVRTTINADRKDANVYVDGIFMGKSPVTTTLEAGPHTVYVYTERNLVYGPATINVQPGSSDFYFSLLPNYVYGYLEVTSIPDGQVYVDGQYAGDTPYKDFEKVGSHTVTVSKWGYHDSKQNVYINKDMVTSVSFTLTEKTEEEKKTDNIILFSIIGVLIAGVVIAVILGASD; encoded by the coding sequence GTGAAAAAGGCTTTGCTCTTAGCAATTGTATTCTTAAGTGTTTCTCTTTTTGCAACCTCGGTTTCGTACGATCCACAGGGGCTGATGTTCTTGAGCAGACCGGGGGCGAGTATCAATGTTAACGTAAGTCTGAACAAAGGTATGGGATCAACTTATTATGGCGGTGAATCGCTCGGACTATCTTTTTCAGTAGATAGAAGTGCTTACGTGGCAGTTCTTGACATCGATCCGTCTGGTCAGATTCAGGTTCTCTTCCCAAACGTATATGACCAAGACAACTATCTGCAGGGTGGAAGAACCTACACCTTGCCGACCGACAAAGCTACAACGAGGTACAATCTACAGGTCCAGTCACAGAGAGGAAGAGAGACTATCGTAGTCGTTGCTTCCACATCTCCGTTGAACTTCCTGGGCAACGTCTTCTCTCTCTTCGACAGATATCCGTTTCCCTACTTGAGTCAGAGCATCAACAACCTTTCGGTAGTTATCGATCCGGTTTTCAACACAAGCTGGGGATTGGGCTACACCTACTTCTACAACAGCTATGTTCCTTTCACAGTAAGAACAACGATAAACGCAGACAGAAAGGATGCCAACGTCTACGTCGATGGAATATTCATGGGAAAATCCCCGGTTACGACAACACTTGAAGCCGGTCCTCATACTGTGTATGTGTACACGGAGAGGAACCTTGTTTATGGTCCTGCGACGATAAATGTCCAGCCCGGGTCAAGCGATTTTTATTTCTCACTACTGCCAAATTACGTTTACGGTTATCTGGAAGTCACATCGATTCCCGACGGACAGGTTTACGTAGATGGACAATACGCCGGCGACACTCCATACAAGGACTTCGAGAAAGTTGGGAGTCATACAGTAACCGTTTCCAAATGGGGTTATCATGACTCGAAGCAGAACGTGTACATAAACAAAGATATGGTGACCTCAGTCAGTTTCACTCTAACCGAGAAAACCGAAGAAGAGAAGAAAACCGACAACATTATTCTCTTCTCCATAATTGGAGTGCTGATAGCGGGAGTTGTCATTGCAGTGATACTCGGCGCATCTGATTAA
- a CDS encoding DMT family transporter produces the protein MKLKSKAYVNLLLVVIFWGLTFPVQKNILEGLSPVFYNALRFSIALLILIPLRKKLGLKITNKSLTQGLILGLFLSGGYVFQTWGLVYTTASKSAFITSLYVGLVAIIGPVVDRRIPSRYQILALGVSLIGLYFLTTPETGFNFGDLLTALCAVSFALHVVLISYFTQKEDVDEMELLVPQFVVVLLVNMALIPFVKGSVFINGSILFVALFSAVFATIFAVAVQLKYQRFLGSVGASLIYVGEPAFALFFAMIILREIPGKMEVVGLLLMTAGMVLGGISSFVMRDRSVKKG, from the coding sequence ATGAAGCTAAAGTCGAAGGCATATGTAAACCTATTACTCGTAGTAATATTCTGGGGATTGACCTTTCCGGTGCAGAAGAACATACTGGAGGGTCTATCCCCGGTATTCTATAATGCGCTTCGTTTTTCGATCGCTCTCTTGATTCTGATTCCCCTGAGAAAGAAGCTCGGCCTCAAGATCACAAATAAGAGCCTTACTCAAGGTTTGATTTTAGGACTTTTCCTTTCGGGAGGATATGTTTTTCAGACGTGGGGACTTGTCTATACAACTGCATCCAAGAGCGCTTTTATTACGTCTCTTTACGTTGGTTTGGTCGCAATCATTGGTCCCGTTGTAGACAGGCGAATCCCCAGCCGCTATCAGATTCTTGCTCTGGGGGTATCATTAATCGGCTTGTATTTTCTTACAACACCCGAGACAGGATTCAACTTTGGTGACCTGCTAACCGCTCTTTGCGCAGTTTCTTTCGCCCTGCATGTCGTTTTGATCTCTTATTTCACCCAGAAGGAAGATGTCGACGAAATGGAGCTTCTCGTTCCTCAATTTGTCGTAGTGCTTCTTGTCAATATGGCGCTGATTCCTTTCGTCAAAGGAAGTGTGTTTATAAACGGTTCAATACTCTTTGTTGCGCTGTTTTCTGCAGTTTTCGCAACTATCTTCGCGGTTGCAGTGCAGTTGAAATATCAGAGGTTTCTCGGTTCCGTAGGAGCCTCTCTGATCTACGTAGGTGAACCGGCCTTCGCACTGTTCTTTGCAATGATCATACTCAGAGAGATTCCGGGTAAAATGGAAGTGGTGGGTTTGCTTCTCATGACTGCTGGAATGGTACTTGGAGGGATCTCGTCCTTCGTAATGCGAGATAGGAGTGTGAAGAAGGGTTGA
- a CDS encoding response regulator transcription factor, whose translation MKGRIMVVEDDMHIGKLLRLELGHEGYEVEVLTDGKEALKHLEKELPDLLILDVMLPGLDGFSVLEEIREYISTDLPVIMLTAKGEVKDRIRGLKSGADDYLPKPFVIEELLARIEAVLRRKGKVERISYFEITLDMQSREAFLNGEPLQLSKTEFDLLAVLLSNAGIVMSKERLLEKVWGSEDWGNPNVVEVYINYLRKKLGKTGERIKTVRGSGYVVR comes from the coding sequence TTGAAAGGAAGGATAATGGTCGTAGAAGACGATATGCATATTGGAAAATTGCTTCGCTTGGAGCTAGGCCATGAAGGATACGAAGTAGAAGTTTTGACCGATGGAAAGGAAGCGCTAAAGCATCTAGAAAAAGAGCTTCCAGATCTTCTTATCCTTGACGTGATGCTTCCCGGTTTGGATGGTTTCTCGGTGCTGGAAGAAATCAGAGAGTATATTTCCACCGATCTTCCCGTTATAATGCTTACCGCTAAAGGTGAAGTTAAGGACAGAATACGAGGTTTGAAGAGCGGTGCAGATGATTACTTGCCGAAACCATTTGTAATTGAGGAACTTCTGGCCAGAATCGAAGCAGTACTTAGACGCAAAGGGAAAGTGGAAAGGATCAGCTACTTCGAAATCACCCTCGATATGCAATCTCGTGAAGCCTTTCTCAATGGAGAACCTCTGCAATTGAGCAAGACCGAGTTTGATCTGCTGGCAGTTCTGCTATCGAACGCTGGAATTGTGATGTCAAAGGAAAGATTACTCGAAAAGGTTTGGGGAAGCGAGGACTGGGGCAACCCCAATGTTGTGGAAGTATATATTAACTACTTGCGTAAGAAACTGGGAAAGACGGGCGAAAGAATAAAAACGGTGAGGGGCTCTGGCTACGTTGTCAGATAG
- a CDS encoding HAMP domain-containing sensor histidine kinase translates to MSDRRKLSTATQVAIYSVVLIVSILFASAIFVYGVSESVFIRNYSAEMRKIFMDSPMGKGFRYGVGRMAIGRGTTEFYVSVDGNVVQNPTGLSSVPDVEGYVKTRIDGSSYLLYGFLNGEEKVILGARMDDLDFFLESLATTLLLSVLVGVVLSIIGGLFLGSRVSKPIKETSRLLKEITLNDLSRRLESDPKTSELAELKKALNRALDRIQDGYTRQEQFSSDIAHEIRSPLTSILGFSRLILRWGSDDPEVVKEAAESISDTATKMMTITESLLFLSRPEIELNETSFNLRELVLEITNSVPADQSAEMKIEIPDIEVRTDRVLLKIIVKILVENALKFGKNGPIEINWSDGTLSVRDHGMGINEDEKERIFNRFYRGDSSRGGEGHGLGLSIASKICKVLKLSIDADNCEDGGAVFKVEGLR, encoded by the coding sequence TTGTCAGATAGGAGGAAGCTCTCTACAGCGACTCAGGTAGCCATCTACTCGGTGGTTCTGATCGTATCCATTCTCTTTGCCTCGGCCATATTCGTTTATGGAGTCTCCGAAAGTGTCTTCATTCGCAATTACTCCGCAGAGATGAGAAAGATCTTCATGGATTCTCCCATGGGCAAAGGGTTTAGGTATGGCGTGGGAAGAATGGCCATAGGCAGAGGAACTACAGAGTTTTACGTGAGCGTTGATGGAAACGTGGTTCAGAATCCAACAGGACTGAGCAGCGTTCCGGATGTTGAGGGATATGTAAAGACGAGGATAGATGGCAGCTCCTATCTTCTCTACGGATTCTTGAATGGAGAGGAAAAAGTGATTCTCGGTGCAAGAATGGACGATCTCGATTTCTTCCTAGAGAGTCTCGCCACCACTCTCCTTCTTTCAGTCTTGGTTGGTGTTGTCCTTTCAATCATCGGTGGCCTCTTCCTTGGAAGCAGGGTCTCTAAACCTATCAAAGAAACTTCACGTCTGTTAAAGGAGATAACGCTGAATGATCTTTCAAGAAGACTGGAAAGCGATCCGAAGACTTCCGAACTTGCCGAACTCAAAAAAGCACTGAATAGAGCTCTAGACAGAATTCAAGATGGATACACCAGGCAGGAACAGTTTTCATCAGACATTGCGCATGAGATTCGCTCTCCACTGACTTCAATCCTTGGCTTCTCGAGACTGATTCTTCGCTGGGGTTCTGACGACCCAGAGGTTGTCAAGGAAGCCGCTGAAAGTATCTCCGACACAGCCACCAAGATGATGACAATTACTGAATCTCTGCTTTTTCTCTCGAGACCCGAGATCGAACTAAACGAAACAAGTTTCAACCTCAGAGAACTGGTACTCGAGATCACCAATAGCGTTCCAGCCGATCAGTCGGCAGAGATGAAGATCGAGATTCCAGATATCGAAGTCCGAACCGATAGAGTTCTGCTTAAGATAATTGTAAAAATTCTTGTTGAAAATGCCTTGAAGTTTGGAAAGAATGGCCCGATAGAGATCAATTGGTCAGATGGTACATTAAGTGTTAGGGATCATGGCATGGGAATCAACGAGGATGAAAAAGAACGAATATTCAACAGATTCTACAGGGGCGACTCTTCAAGAGGTGGTGAAGGTCATGGATTGGGTCTTTCCATTGCCAGCAAGATCTGTAAGGTGTTGAAACTCTCAATCGATGCAGATAATTGTGAGGATGGAGGAGCAGTATTCAAAGTGGAGGGATTAAGATGA
- a CDS encoding 1-acyl-sn-glycerol-3-phosphate acyltransferase yields MRIAISVAELAVTWIIIPFLLFSGAPFSAGLGVTIVASIIIILSLLLAIYSALVVYYWSGRLPTVIYGPEKTVQSGPYRFVRHPFNLGYILFLFGLGLLSGNYWTLLYVAVIGAVIVVYSLLQEKLALKRIEGYEDYKEKIPFMIPNPGRKIPFDKSTSIPWQFIVASFVVKLVILIVLPSKVKNARVLREKRPFVLALAHQTHFDGPLIFYSTSRYLRFVGTAIYVDRLGLLNWLAVIPVRRYAVDTSAIRQMLSTIKQGVPLGIAPEAARSWDGRPLHTKREIWKLFRMLKIPVIPVKFYGVQRLWPRWAKIFALGTSTVEFGDPVEADDPQLEEKVMGFLAKEDPTFKLPYRNYKRIEKLIWRCPSCGAVASIKGFKTGFSCSSCGKSWTKPTVNEVIQIHDRIMPGSMGLSFPIKDEVIFNGERVTANIYEDHAMIGDYKLDYSVINNSSIEKSIEPVFGIANEMVSFVSTTSALMWQELVDFQIKFRLKKENYHTDLWG; encoded by the coding sequence ATGAGAATTGCGATATCGGTTGCGGAGCTGGCAGTAACCTGGATAATCATTCCCTTTCTCCTCTTTTCCGGAGCACCGTTTTCAGCGGGATTAGGAGTGACGATAGTCGCTTCGATTATCATCATTTTGTCTCTTCTTCTAGCGATCTATTCTGCTCTTGTGGTATATTACTGGTCCGGAAGACTGCCGACCGTTATATATGGGCCCGAAAAAACCGTTCAAAGCGGCCCATACAGATTTGTTCGCCATCCATTCAACCTGGGTTACATACTTTTCCTTTTCGGTCTTGGATTGTTGAGTGGAAACTATTGGACGCTTCTTTACGTTGCAGTCATAGGCGCAGTGATAGTTGTGTATTCTTTGCTCCAAGAAAAACTCGCTCTGAAAAGAATTGAAGGCTACGAGGACTATAAAGAGAAGATACCTTTCATGATCCCAAATCCCGGAAGAAAGATACCCTTTGATAAATCGACATCCATTCCCTGGCAATTCATCGTGGCATCATTCGTTGTGAAGCTGGTAATTCTGATTGTTCTACCCTCTAAGGTAAAGAATGCAAGAGTGCTCAGAGAAAAGAGGCCCTTCGTTCTCGCTCTTGCTCACCAAACTCATTTCGACGGTCCTCTTATCTTTTACTCGACGTCGCGTTACCTGAGGTTCGTAGGCACCGCAATCTACGTTGATAGACTCGGGTTGCTTAACTGGCTCGCCGTAATTCCTGTCAGAAGATATGCTGTCGATACATCCGCCATAAGACAGATGCTTTCGACAATAAAACAGGGAGTTCCACTGGGAATTGCACCTGAAGCAGCGAGATCATGGGACGGAAGACCACTACATACAAAAAGAGAGATATGGAAGCTTTTCAGGATGTTGAAAATCCCTGTAATCCCAGTGAAGTTTTATGGAGTACAGAGACTTTGGCCTAGATGGGCAAAGATTTTTGCATTGGGGACTTCGACCGTAGAATTCGGTGATCCGGTCGAAGCAGATGATCCCCAGCTAGAAGAAAAAGTGATGGGCTTCCTCGCCAAGGAGGATCCAACCTTCAAGCTTCCTTACCGAAACTACAAACGTATAGAAAAGCTGATCTGGCGCTGTCCAAGCTGTGGCGCCGTTGCCTCTATCAAAGGCTTCAAAACTGGCTTCTCATGTTCTTCGTGCGGAAAAAGCTGGACCAAGCCAACTGTAAACGAAGTAATTCAAATCCACGACAGGATAATGCCTGGAAGCATGGGCCTTTCCTTCCCCATAAAGGATGAGGTAATATTCAATGGAGAGAGGGTAACGGCAAACATATACGAGGACCACGCGATGATCGGAGACTACAAGCTGGATTATAGCGTCATAAATAACTCCAGTATAGAAAAAAGTATAGAACCGGTCTTTGGGATTGCAAATGAAATGGTTAGTTTCGTCTCTACGACCAGCGCACTAATGTGGCAGGAACTGGTAGACTTCCAGATCAAATTCAGACTTAAGAAAGAAAACTATCACACCGATCTCTGGGGATAG
- a CDS encoding bifunctional 2',3'-cyclic-nucleotide 2'-phosphodiesterase/3'-nucleotidase: MELLNWKKGIPAVVIVLFVAALVPVVAFGTVTVHELVVLGTTDLHGYVMPYDYLTVKEVSDYGAAKTFTLIKWAREMYNNTILIDTGDAIQGSVLAEREARIDPIKMGDTPSIIKAMNIMDYDVVGIGNHEFNFGLEYLDLAIASADFPMISANLYNEDTKELRYDPYVILEREVDGIPIKIGVIAFLPPEIMMWDRVLLEGKVYAEPIVDAAAKYVPKLREEGVDLVIVSLHQGSSDAEAILENVEGIDAIIMGHSHGKIADKIDGVPVTMAGSWGNSLGLIHFHLLNIDGEWEVFSSCPQLWHVDEKVEAAPEIVEAVKEQHEATIDYVMAPVGTTAVPIKGYFSRVIDNEVTQLVNEAQLWYVKEYFKGTEYESMPLLSAAAPFRTNTSVDAGDVRIMNAADIYIYSNTLHVVKVNGLELKGWLEKSAENFNQIDPNSTEEQNLLARFSSYNFDVIEGIDYQIDVRNPVGQRIVNLTYEGEEVEDDMEFLVVTNNYRAGGGGYHLVDADIVLSSTVENRSVIIDYIIEKGTINPTPSFNWSIVPFESAGKITFSSSDEAATLPEELGIKGIKYIGDRLFEVDLIELAENVPQAVAN, translated from the coding sequence GTGGAGCTTTTGAACTGGAAGAAAGGAATTCCTGCAGTTGTTATCGTTCTATTTGTTGCTGCGTTAGTCCCTGTAGTGGCATTCGGAACGGTAACCGTTCACGAACTAGTCGTTCTGGGCACGACTGATCTTCACGGCTATGTAATGCCCTATGATTATCTTACTGTCAAAGAAGTCAGTGATTACGGGGCTGCAAAGACCTTCACACTGATAAAGTGGGCAAGGGAAATGTACAACAACACCATCTTGATCGACACGGGAGATGCCATTCAGGGTAGCGTTCTCGCAGAGCGTGAAGCGAGAATAGATCCAATCAAGATGGGAGATACTCCCTCGATAATCAAAGCCATGAATATCATGGATTATGACGTAGTTGGAATTGGAAATCACGAATTCAATTTCGGTCTCGAATATCTGGACCTGGCCATTGCTTCCGCTGACTTCCCGATGATCTCGGCAAATCTTTACAACGAAGACACGAAAGAGCTCAGATATGACCCCTATGTGATATTGGAAAGAGAAGTCGACGGAATTCCAATCAAGATTGGCGTTATAGCCTTTTTACCTCCGGAAATAATGATGTGGGACAGAGTCCTCCTCGAAGGAAAAGTCTATGCTGAACCTATAGTAGACGCGGCTGCCAAGTATGTGCCCAAACTACGCGAAGAGGGCGTCGATCTGGTGATAGTCTCCCTTCACCAGGGAAGCTCAGACGCTGAAGCAATACTCGAAAACGTTGAAGGAATAGACGCCATCATCATGGGTCACAGCCACGGGAAAATTGCCGACAAAATAGATGGAGTCCCGGTGACAATGGCAGGAAGCTGGGGAAACTCCTTAGGTTTGATACATTTCCATCTTCTGAACATTGATGGAGAGTGGGAGGTATTTTCTTCATGCCCGCAGTTGTGGCACGTCGACGAAAAAGTCGAGGCTGCTCCGGAGATAGTTGAAGCAGTTAAAGAACAGCACGAAGCCACTATTGATTACGTAATGGCTCCCGTGGGAACGACAGCTGTACCGATCAAGGGCTATTTCAGCAGGGTAATTGATAATGAAGTCACTCAGCTCGTCAACGAAGCCCAGCTTTGGTACGTTAAAGAGTATTTCAAGGGCACTGAATATGAGTCTATGCCTCTCCTTTCAGCTGCAGCTCCGTTTAGAACAAATACCAGTGTAGACGCAGGGGACGTAAGAATTATGAACGCTGCAGATATCTATATATACTCGAACACACTCCATGTTGTGAAGGTGAATGGTCTCGAATTGAAAGGCTGGCTTGAAAAGAGCGCGGAGAATTTCAATCAGATCGATCCTAACAGCACGGAAGAACAGAATTTGCTCGCAAGGTTCTCTTCATACAACTTCGACGTAATCGAAGGAATAGACTATCAGATAGATGTTCGAAACCCCGTAGGTCAGAGAATTGTAAATCTCACTTATGAGGGTGAAGAAGTCGAAGACGACATGGAGTTTCTCGTCGTGACAAACAACTACCGCGCAGGTGGCGGCGGCTATCATCTGGTCGATGCCGACATCGTCCTCTCCTCAACAGTCGAGAATCGAAGCGTAATCATCGACTATATTATCGAGAAGGGCACTATCAATCCAACACCATCCTTCAACTGGTCAATAGTTCCATTCGAGTCTGCCGGAAAGATCACTTTCTCCTCAAGTGATGAAGCGGCAACTCTACCGGAAGAACTTGGAATAAAGGGTATAAAGTACATCGGAGACCGACTCTTTGAAGTAGACCTCATAGAGCTTGCAGAGAACGTCCCTCAGGCGGTTGCCAATTAG